Sequence from the Ancalomicrobiaceae bacterium S20 genome:
GTACCCCTACGTCGCCGGCATGACCGCCCAGACCGCGGTCGCCATCTCCGGCGGCTATACGGCGCGCGCGGATCAGAGCTCGGTCGACATCACCCGCCAGATCAACGGCGAGATCATGAGCGGCCGGGTGCCGGTCACCGATCCGATCCGTCCGGGCGACACGATCTACGTCCGCGAACGCTTTTTCTGAGCGCTGTTTTTCTGGCTCTTGTCTGTCGGAGCAAGGTTAACCGAACCTTGCTCCAATAGTCGCAAAATTGCGACTAGATCTAACTTGGATTTCAGTCGCCTCTGTCATTGTCGACCCCGGACAAACGGGACAGCCCGATCACGGGCCGGGGTCGCATCATGGGCGAGACCAATTCACTGCGCATCATTCATTTCGTGCGCGCACCGATAGGCGGCATCTTCCGCCATATCGTCGATCTCGCATTGGCGCAGACGGCCGAAGGCCATCGGGTCGGCATCGTCTGCGATTCGACGACGGGTTCGGACTTCGAGGCCGGGATCATCGCGCAGGTCGCGCCGAAGCTCGCCTTCGGCGTCACGCGGCTGCCGATGATGCGACAGGTCACGCCAGGCGACATGGTCGCCATGGTTCGGATCTACCGTCATGTCGCGCGAATCGAGCCCGACGTCATCCACGGCCACGGCTCGAAGGGCGGCACCTATGCGCGCCTGATCGGCACGTTGCTGCGCGCGTTCGGACACCGCACGCTGCGCATCTACTGCCCGCACGGCGGCAGCCTGCACTTCGACAAGCGTTCCGGCGCCGGTCGCGCCTATCTGCTGGTCGAGCGCCTGCTCGAGTACCTGACCGACGGCCTCGTCTTCGTCTCGGACTTCGAGCGGGCCGCCTACCGGACCAAGATCGGCGAGCCGACCGTGCCGCATGTTCTGGCGCACAACGGCCTGGCACCCGAGGAATTCGCGCCGGTCGACCGCGTGCCGGGGGCCGCGGACTTCATGCACATCGGCATGCTGCGTGCGCTGAAGGGCACCGACGTCTTCATCCGGGCGATGGCGGCGCTGAAGGAGCGCGGCTCGACCGCGACCGCGATCATCGTCGGCATCGGCGAGGAACGCGCCGCCTACGAGCGCATGGTCGACGATATGGGGCTGGCGGACCGGGTCCGTTTTCTGGACCCGATGCCGATCCGGCGAGCGCTGAGCCTCGCGCGAGCGGTGGTCGTGCCGTCGCGCGCCGAATCGCTGCCCTATGTGGTACTCGAGACGATCGCCGCGGACACGCCGCTGATCGCGACCCGCGTCGGCGGCATTCCGGAGATCTACGGCGATCTCACCGATCGCCTGGTGCCGCCCGGAGACGTCGATCGCCTCGCCGAGACGATGGAAGCCTTCATGCGGCGCCCCGCGCAGGCGGTGGTGGAGGCCGAGGAACTGCGTCGGCGAATCCGTCCGATCTTCTCGATCGAGACCATGGCCCGCACGATCGGCGCCTTCTACGAATCGTTCAGTCCGGTCGATATCACGCGCACCCGCCCGGAGGCGGCGGTAGCCAATGCGCCGCCCGCTCCGGCGGTGGTGAGGCTTCCCGCCCGCGTGCCCTGACCGGTCCGTCGGTCAAACGATCATTAGCCTTTCGCGAGTAACCTCGTCGCAACGAGGGTGCGGTGCATGAGCGAGTACGATCCCAAGATCCGTTTCCGCGGCGCGGCGCATTTGGCGCTCGCCTCCGAGACCGTGGCCAGCTTCACGGCCCTGCCGCCGTCCGATGGCAAGCGCCCCGAGCTCTCGGCGACGGCGCGCGAGGTGGCGTCGCATTTCTCCGACCGGCCGATCTCCGGATCGTTGCTGGCGGGACTGGTGCGGCTGACTGACATTTTCGCGATCACCGGTATCGGACTGGCGATGCACACGTCGATGGTCGCCGATGCGACCGTGCTCGACGTCTGGACGCTGTTCGGCACCGGCCTCGGCGGCCTGCTGCTGGCGCTGTTCATTCAGGCGTTCGACGGCTACCACATTCCGGTCTTCCGCCAGTATGCCGCGCAGATCGGCCGCGTGATGGCCGGCTGGACCATGGTGTTCGTCGTCATCGGCGTCGTCGCGGTGCTGATCGATGCCGGCGCCTGGGACGGCCGGGCCTGGCTCGCCGGCTGGTATCTCGGCGGCCTGCTCTATCTGGTGCTGTCCCGCCCGGTGCTGACGCGGCTCGTTCGGCGCTGGACCGCCGACGGGCGGCTCGAGCGGCGCGCGGTCGTGGTCGGCGGCGGCGCGGCGGCCGAAAGCCTGATCACCCAGCTCGAATCGCAGCCCGACAACGACATCCGCATCTGCGGGATCTTCGACGACCGCAGCGACGATCGCTCGCCGCCGCTGGTGCGCGGCTACCCGAAGCTCGGGACGATCCCGGAACTGATCGAATTCGGACGCATCTGCTCGTTCGACATGCTGATCGTGACGCTGCCGCTGACGGCCGAGAGCCGGGTGCTGCAGATGCTCAAGCAGCTCTGGGTGCTGCCCGTCGACATTCGCCTGTCGGCGCACACCAACAAGCTCAAGTTCCGGCAGCGCTCCTATTCCTATGTCGGCTCGGTGCCGTTCCTGGACATCTTCGACAAGCCGCTCGCCGACTGGGACGCGGTGTCGAAGCGGATCTTCGATCTGGTCATCGGGACGATCGCGCTCGTGATCCTGTCGCCGCTGATGCTCGCGACCGCGCTCGCGATCAAGCTCGACAGCCGCGGTCCGGTGTTCTTCCGCCAGAAGCGCCATGGCTTCAACAACGAGATCATCGACGTCTGGAAGTTCCGGTCGATGTACACCGACAAGACCGATGCCGAGGTGCGCAAGGCGGTCACCAAGGGTGATCCGCGCGTGACCCGGGTCGGCCGGTTCATCCGCAAGACCTCGATCGACGAGTTGCCGCAGCTCTTCAACGTTTTGAAGGGCGAATTGTCCCTCGTCGGGCCGCGGCCGCACGCGGTCAACGCCCAGACCGAGAATCGCGCCTGGGGCGAGGTCGTCGACGGCTACTACGCCCGCCACAAGGTGAAGCCCGGCGTCACCGGCTGGGCGCAGATCAACGGCTGGCGCGGCGAGGTCGACACGCCGGAGAAGATCCGCCGGCGCGTCGAACACGACCTCTACTACATCGAGAACTGGTCGCTGCTGCTCGATCTGAAGATCCTGATCCTGACACCGATCAGCCTCTTCAACACCGAGAACGCATATTGAGCGCGGGGATCTCCTCCGCGTATCACCCGGACGCCCTCGGGCCGTCCGGGCTCAATGCCGTTCCGATCGTGCGGATCGGCGACATCGTGCTGTGGTTCGGCGTGTTTGCCGGCAGCGCCGTGATGATCGAGCCGGCGCCCTACGACCTGATCATCACACTTCAGGCGATCGCGGCGCTCGCGCTCGGTCTGGTTCTACCGCGCGCCATCGCGCCCCTCATCATTCTGCTGATGCTGTATAATGTCGGCGGCCTTCTGGCGCTGACGCAGGTCGTCTATTGGGAAGAAAACCCGCCGGTCTTCGTGGCGATCTCGTTCTTCCTGATGCTGAGCGCGATCTTCATCGCCGCGACCGTCGCCGCCCATCCCCATCGCATCAAGCTGATCATGTCGGCGACCGTCTGGTCCGGCCTGTTCGCGGCGATCATCGGCATCATCGGCTACAAGCTGCAGATCGAAGCCTTGATGCGCTTCGGCCGCGCCAAGGCGCTGTTCAAGGATCCGAACGTCTACGGCCCGTTCCTCGTGCTCGCGGCGGTCTGGTTGACCCGCGAGGTGCTGACCGCACGGTTCCGCAGGACCATCGTGCCCGCGCTGATGCTGATGCCGCTGATGCTGGCGATCCTTCTGTCCTTTTCCCGCGCGGCGTGGGGCCTCGCAGCCGGCTGTCTCGTCGCCATCTGGTTCGTCGTACTGGTCGACACGCCGAGGACGCGCGACCGGGCGCGCCTGTTCCTTTTTGCGGCCCTCGGCATTCTTGCCGTGGTCGGCATGATCGCGATCGTGCTCGCCAATGAAGAACTGCGCTCGATGCTGCTCGAGCGCGCCAAGCTCGTGCAGTCCTACGACGGCGCGCGCCTCGGCCGCTTCGCCCGTCACCTGATCGGCTTCCTATGGGCGACCGAGCTGCCGCTCGGCCTCGGCCCCTACCAGTTCGGCCACTATCTTCCGGAAGATCCGCACAACGTCTATCTGAAGTCGCTGATCACCTACGGCTGGATCGGCGGGGTCGCCTATCCGGTCCTGGCGTTCTGGACGCTGTGGAAGCTGTTCCCGCTGATGTTCCGGCCGCGCCCCTGGAAGCCCTACGCCCAGTGCGTCTGGGTCGCGCTTGCCGGGCACCAGGTCATGAGCTGGATCATCGACAGCGACCACTGGCGGCACTTCTTCCTGCTCTGGGGCCTGTCCTGGGGCATGATCGCGCTCGAGGTGAAGTGGCGCAGGACAGCGCGGGCCGGCGGGCGCGACGCGCTGTCAGGGCTTTCCTGACGGCTCTCCGCAGCCGCCCCTCTGGATGGCGAACTCACCACCCAAGGCTCCTCGTCGCCGGCCGATGCGCGACCGTCGAGCATGGTTGTCGTCCGCCTTGCGACCGCTGCGCCCTTCTCTCGATCCGGCACGCGGCCGGTCGATTTCAAGACAGCCGCGCCACAACGCAGGTGCAGCATGGCTTCAGACTGCACGAGGCGGCTCAATTTCGTCACCTGATGTCGGATTCGCGATAATCTGCCCACGATCGGCTGCTAGCCTCGACCCTACGCGACCTCGGAATTCCGAGCGATCCCAAGCCGTCATGGCGGCTCATGACGGCATGACAAAAAGTCGGTCGCAAAAGGGCCAGGGGCGTGCAGGAATTCGGTCCGGCCGACGCGATGCCCTCGCGGAGTGTCGTCGTATCGAGGACAGTCGCAGCAGGTCGTGTCGCAGCTTGATTGTCGCGGGGGCGACGACGGAGGCATCGATGAACGTCAGACCGGAGATCGGCGGTACGCACACGGTCGGGTTCCTGATGGTGCCCAACTTCTCGATGATCGCCTTCGCCTCGGCGATCGAGGTGCTGCGGCTCGCGAACTACGTGACCGGAGCAAAACTGTTCGCGTGGAAGCTCTATTCCGCCGACGGCGCGCCGGTTCCCTCATCGAACGGCGTCGAAGTCTCGGTCGACGGCTCCTATCGCGATGTCGGGCCGATGCCGGAGATCATCGTCTGCGCCGGTCTCGACGTGCAGAAATATGAGCACTCGGCGCTGATCGCGCAGCTGCGGCGGCTCGCCTTCTACGGTGTGTCGATCGGCGCAGTCTGCACGGGCACCTATGTGCTCGCACGCGCCGGCCTGCTCGACGGTCACCGCTGCGCGATCCACTGGGAGAACTATGACGCGTTCCGGGAAGAGTTCCCGGAGATCGAGGTCACGCAGGAGCTGTTCGAGATCGACCGCAACCGCTTCACCTGCGCCGGCGGCACCGCCGCGGTCGATATGATGCTGGCGCTGGTCGCCAACAAGAAGGGGCCGTCGGTCGCCGCGCTGATCACCGACGAGATGATCCATCATCGCATGCGCGACAGCCACGAGCGCCAGCGCATGGAACTGCGCGCCCGGCTCGGCGTCAGCCATCCGAAACTACTCGCGGTGATCGCCGAGATGGACAAGCGGCTCGAGCGGCCGCTCTCCTGCGCACAGCTCTCCAAGCTCGTGCACCTGTCGCCGCGCCAGCTCGAGCGGCTGTTCCAGCGCTATCTCGACACGACGCCGACGCGCTACTACCTCGGCCTGCGCCTCAACCGCGCGCGGCACCTGATCCGTCAGACCTCGATGCCGATCCTGTCGGTCGGGCTCGCCTGCGGCTTCGTCTCGGCCTCGCATTTCTCGAAGTGCTACAGCGAGTTCTTCAAGCACACGCCGAGCGAGGAACGCTCCGGTGCGCGCGGCTCCGGCCGACGGATGCTCGCCGCGGCGGAGTGAGGCTTTCCGCAATTCACCATCGCTTCAAACACGAAGGCCGCGCCCTGCCGAGCGCGGCCTTCGTCGTTACCGGACCCGAGATCCGGTCAGATCGCCCTGCCCGTCATGCGTTCGGGGTGAAAGGCTGGACCTCGTCGCGCGGGGTATCCCGCGGCGGAGTCGGCCGGCTGCGGCGCTCGGACATGAACTGGTCGAACTCCGCCTTGTCCTTGGCCATGCGCAGACGCTCCAGGAAGTCCTTGAACTCGCGCTGCTCGTCCTCGAGCCGGCGGATCGTCTCGGCGCGGTACTCGTCGAAGGCGCGGTTGCCGCTCGAGGGCGGGCCGCCCCAGCCACCGCCGAAGCCGGCGAAGCCGCGACCGTCCATGCGCTCGCGCAGGCGGTCCATCTTCTCCTGCAGGCGGGTCATCTTGTACTGCCAGCGATCGCCGCTCTCAGCGTTCCAGCAAGCCATTTTCCGTCTCCCGAACATGTAGGCGAGGATCGCCAGGCCGATCGGCCAGGCGACGATGAAGCCGATGACCATCATGACGATCATGGCCGGCCGGAACGGGTTGTCCGGCATGAAGCGGGGGTCGCGCCACGGTCCCCGCTCGGTGAAGGATGGGTCGGATGCGTAGGACATGGGTTGGCCTCCATGTGAATGTGAATAACATTTACATTGATAGGGAGCACCGAGCGGAGCGTCAAGGGGCGGGCGTCAAGGGCTGAGCGGGATTTTTGCGCCGGAGGGCGACCGAAGCTAGGAGGCCGGCGCGGGGGCGACCATCCAGTTCCGTGCCATGTTCACGCGCTCCTTGGCCCGGAACGCCTCCTCGAGGTCGACCCCGTAGCGATTGGCGACGGCGCACAGATAGATGATCAGGTCGGCGAGTTCGTCAGCGATCGGCAATGCGCCCGCTTCGCAATCGATCGGCAGACCCTCGCGCTTGCGAACGGCCTTGAACAACTCGCCCATCTCTTCGCCCATCAGCAAACATTTCTGAACCGCTGTCTGGTCGGCGAAACCGCGCTGCGTCTCCAACTCTGCGACGTAGCGCTGAATGTCGGCAAGCGTCGCGCCGCGGCGGAGTTCTTCCATGACGGTGTACCCTCTGGTGCAAGAGCGACAGCCCGGATCTACCGCGCCTCCGCCGGCCCGTTGAAGCCGAGACCCTGCAGGTAGACCAGCAAACCGGCCTCGACGAGCTCTTCCGGTGACATCGGCAGGGCGCGGCGGCCGCCGTCGTTGCGGCAGAACAGCGTCGCGATGCCGTGGGCGAGCGCCCACATGTGCAGGCTCATCATCAGCGCCGGCGGCCGCTTGCCCTCGGGCATGCGCGCCGACAGGCGCTCGGAGGCGAGGCGCAGCACGCCGAAGGCGCGGTCGGCGGCGGTGCGCAGTTCGACCGACCGATCGAGCGGCACACCCGCTTCGAACATGGCCGAATAGAGCGCCGGCTCGTCACGCGCGAAGGTCAGATAGGCGCGGCCGACCGCCTCGAAGGCGGTGAAGGCGTCGGGACGGCCCTCGTTCCAGGCCAGTTCAAGTGCGCGGGTCAGCTCGTCGAAGCCGCGCCG
This genomic interval carries:
- a CDS encoding undecaprenyl-phosphate glucose phosphotransferase; this translates as MSEYDPKIRFRGAAHLALASETVASFTALPPSDGKRPELSATAREVASHFSDRPISGSLLAGLVRLTDIFAITGIGLAMHTSMVADATVLDVWTLFGTGLGGLLLALFIQAFDGYHIPVFRQYAAQIGRVMAGWTMVFVVIGVVAVLIDAGAWDGRAWLAGWYLGGLLYLVLSRPVLTRLVRRWTADGRLERRAVVVGGGAAAESLITQLESQPDNDIRICGIFDDRSDDRSPPLVRGYPKLGTIPELIEFGRICSFDMLIVTLPLTAESRVLQMLKQLWVLPVDIRLSAHTNKLKFRQRSYSYVGSVPFLDIFDKPLADWDAVSKRIFDLVIGTIALVILSPLMLATALAIKLDSRGPVFFRQKRHGFNNEIIDVWKFRSMYTDKTDAEVRKAVTKGDPRVTRVGRFIRKTSIDELPQLFNVLKGELSLVGPRPHAVNAQTENRAWGEVVDGYYARHKVKPGVTGWAQINGWRGEVDTPEKIRRRVEHDLYYIENWSLLLDLKILILTPISLFNTENAY
- a CDS encoding O-antigen ligase family protein — translated: MSAGISSAYHPDALGPSGLNAVPIVRIGDIVLWFGVFAGSAVMIEPAPYDLIITLQAIAALALGLVLPRAIAPLIILLMLYNVGGLLALTQVVYWEENPPVFVAISFFLMLSAIFIAATVAAHPHRIKLIMSATVWSGLFAAIIGIIGYKLQIEALMRFGRAKALFKDPNVYGPFLVLAAVWLTREVLTARFRRTIVPALMLMPLMLAILLSFSRAAWGLAAGCLVAIWFVVLVDTPRTRDRARLFLFAALGILAVVGMIAIVLANEELRSMLLERAKLVQSYDGARLGRFARHLIGFLWATELPLGLGPYQFGHYLPEDPHNVYLKSLITYGWIGGVAYPVLAFWTLWKLFPLMFRPRPWKPYAQCVWVALAGHQVMSWIIDSDHWRHFFLLWGLSWGMIALEVKWRRTARAGGRDALSGLS
- a CDS encoding TetR-like C-terminal domain-containing protein; translated protein: MSWSKKPEHPDKERGYHHGNLREALVSAALSLIAEKGAMGFTFAEAARAAGVSAAAPYRHFRDRDDLIADVARRGFDELTRALELAWNEGRPDAFTAFEAVGRAYLTFARDEPALYSAMFEAGVPLDRSVELRTAADRAFGVLRLASERLSARMPEGKRPPALMMSLHMWALAHGIATLFCRNDGGRRALPMSPEELVEAGLLVYLQGLGFNGPAEAR
- a CDS encoding MazG nucleotide pyrophosphohydrolase domain-containing protein; the protein is MEELRRGATLADIQRYVAELETQRGFADQTAVQKCLLMGEEMGELFKAVRKREGLPIDCEAGALPIADELADLIIYLCAVANRYGVDLEEAFRAKERVNMARNWMVAPAPAS
- a CDS encoding DUF2852 domain-containing protein, encoding MSYASDPSFTERGPWRDPRFMPDNPFRPAMIVMMVIGFIVAWPIGLAILAYMFGRRKMACWNAESGDRWQYKMTRLQEKMDRLRERMDGRGFAGFGGGWGGPPSSGNRAFDEYRAETIRRLEDEQREFKDFLERLRMAKDKAEFDQFMSERRSRPTPPRDTPRDEVQPFTPNA
- a CDS encoding GlxA family transcriptional regulator, producing the protein MNVRPEIGGTHTVGFLMVPNFSMIAFASAIEVLRLANYVTGAKLFAWKLYSADGAPVPSSNGVEVSVDGSYRDVGPMPEIIVCAGLDVQKYEHSALIAQLRRLAFYGVSIGAVCTGTYVLARAGLLDGHRCAIHWENYDAFREEFPEIEVTQELFEIDRNRFTCAGGTAAVDMMLALVANKKGPSVAALITDEMIHHRMRDSHERQRMELRARLGVSHPKLLAVIAEMDKRLERPLSCAQLSKLVHLSPRQLERLFQRYLDTTPTRYYLGLRLNRARHLIRQTSMPILSVGLACGFVSASHFSKCYSEFFKHTPSEERSGARGSGRRMLAAAE
- a CDS encoding glycosyltransferase, giving the protein MGETNSLRIIHFVRAPIGGIFRHIVDLALAQTAEGHRVGIVCDSTTGSDFEAGIIAQVAPKLAFGVTRLPMMRQVTPGDMVAMVRIYRHVARIEPDVIHGHGSKGGTYARLIGTLLRAFGHRTLRIYCPHGGSLHFDKRSGAGRAYLLVERLLEYLTDGLVFVSDFERAAYRTKIGEPTVPHVLAHNGLAPEEFAPVDRVPGAADFMHIGMLRALKGTDVFIRAMAALKERGSTATAIIVGIGEERAAYERMVDDMGLADRVRFLDPMPIRRALSLARAVVVPSRAESLPYVVLETIAADTPLIATRVGGIPEIYGDLTDRLVPPGDVDRLAETMEAFMRRPAQAVVEAEELRRRIRPIFSIETMARTIGAFYESFSPVDITRTRPEAAVANAPPAPAVVRLPARVP